One segment of Candidatus Manganitrophus noduliformans DNA contains the following:
- the guaB gene encoding IMP dehydrogenase: protein MLSDKLQEGLTFDDVILIPARSAVLPRDVNLRTRVTRNIEIQVPVLSAAMDTVTESRLAIAMAREGGIGIIHRALSVEAQAAEVDRVKKSESGMIVDPITISPDQQLHEALKLMNQYRISGIPVTQSGKLVGILTNRDLRFETRMNLKVSDVMTKEHLITAPEGTTLEEARKILHKNRIEKLPVVNSHFELKGLITIKDIEKKIKYPNACKDTFGRLRVGGAVGIGGDSKDRVDALIRAGADLIVVDTAHGHSVAVLDTIKAVRKRYPEVEIVGGNVATAAATVDLIKAGVDAVKVGVGPGSICTTRVIAGAGVPQLTAISECARGAKKYKVPIIADGGIKYSGDVTKAIAAGAHSVMIGGLFAGTEESPGETVLLQGRSYKVYRGMGSLGAMQRGGKDRYFQEFEPESKLVPEGIEGRVPYKGTLSAVVYQLVGGLRAGMGYCGARDIEELREKARFIRLTHAGLRESHPHDVIITKESPNYERGGES from the coding sequence ATGTTGTCCGATAAACTCCAAGAGGGATTAACCTTTGATGATGTCATTCTGATTCCCGCCCGCTCGGCGGTCCTTCCCAGAGACGTCAATCTTCGCACCCGAGTCACCCGAAATATCGAAATTCAGGTCCCCGTCCTGAGCGCCGCCATGGATACGGTGACCGAATCTCGGCTCGCCATCGCAATGGCGCGGGAGGGGGGGATCGGCATCATCCATCGCGCTCTTTCTGTGGAAGCGCAGGCGGCCGAGGTCGACCGGGTCAAGAAATCGGAAAGCGGCATGATCGTCGATCCGATTACCATCTCCCCCGATCAGCAGCTGCATGAAGCGCTCAAGCTGATGAACCAATATCGGATCTCCGGCATTCCGGTGACACAGAGCGGAAAGCTGGTCGGCATCCTGACCAATCGCGACCTGCGGTTCGAGACCCGGATGAATCTCAAGGTCTCCGACGTCATGACGAAGGAGCACCTCATCACCGCGCCGGAGGGGACGACCCTCGAAGAGGCCCGGAAGATTCTGCACAAAAATCGGATCGAAAAATTGCCGGTGGTCAACAGCCACTTCGAGCTGAAGGGACTGATTACGATCAAGGACATCGAGAAGAAGATCAAATATCCAAACGCCTGCAAAGATACATTCGGACGGCTGCGCGTCGGCGGCGCGGTCGGCATCGGCGGCGACTCTAAAGATCGGGTCGACGCGCTGATTCGGGCGGGGGCCGACCTGATCGTGGTCGACACCGCCCACGGCCATTCGGTCGCCGTTCTCGATACGATTAAAGCGGTCCGCAAACGTTATCCCGAAGTGGAGATCGTCGGCGGCAACGTGGCGACCGCCGCGGCGACGGTCGATCTGATCAAGGCGGGGGTCGATGCGGTGAAGGTCGGCGTCGGGCCTGGATCGATCTGCACCACGCGGGTGATCGCGGGGGCCGGCGTGCCCCAATTGACGGCCATCTCGGAGTGCGCCAGGGGGGCGAAGAAATATAAGGTTCCGATCATCGCCGACGGCGGGATCAAATACTCCGGGGATGTTACCAAAGCGATCGCCGCGGGGGCCCATTCGGTGATGATCGGCGGGCTCTTTGCCGGGACGGAGGAGAGCCCGGGGGAGACCGTTCTCCTCCAGGGACGCAGCTACAAAGTCTATCGCGGGATGGGGTCGCTCGGCGCCATGCAGCGCGGCGGGAAAGACCGCTACTTCCAGGAGTTCGAGCCGGAATCGAAGCTCGTTCCGGAAGGGATCGAGGGGCGCGTTCCGTACAAAGGGACCCTCTCGGCGGTGGTTTATCAGCTCGTCGGCGGCCTGCGGGCCGGGATGGGTTATTGCGGCGCGCGGGATATCGAAGAGCTTAGAGAAAAGGCCCGATTCATCCGGCTGACCCATGCCGGATTGCGCGAGAGCCATCCGCACGACGTGATCATCACCAAGGAATCTCCGAACTACGAACGGGGCGGAGAATCCTAA
- a CDS encoding cold-shock protein — MIKGRVKWFDANKGFGFITRDDGGDVFVHYTAIQGEGYRKLEEGQKVQFEVEQGKKGPQAINVSLAA, encoded by the coding sequence ATGATTAAAGGGCGCGTCAAATGGTTCGACGCCAACAAAGGGTTTGGGTTTATCACTCGCGATGATGGCGGCGACGTGTTTGTTCACTACACAGCGATTCAGGGGGAGGGTTATCGAAAGCTCGAAGAGGGCCAAAAGGTTCAATTCGAAGTTGAACAGGGGAAAAAGGGCCCGCAGGCGATCAACGTCAGTCTGGCTGCGTAG
- a CDS encoding cytochrome b N-terminal domain-containing protein produces the protein MKNRHSLISYSLICWRKIIPSPASGKSATEPSRWGWLDTWLGLRHLDFPVPEHGRSALYTFGGVAFIGFVLLVLTGFVLAQLYNPLPQQAYKSLEQIQRINWASYLRALHYWFAQGVIFALILHTSRVFITGAYKHPRQVTWWIGVALLGVMLMGSYFSGTVLKWDQEGADALSHLKGLLRMLGPVGAIMMEWPGSSPMNLRIYVSHIAVYPVLIVLLLMGHFYLIHIFNLAPTPWGKWSNAPEVPPQEVKGRFSEHARSILLLSVAYYGFLALMAVFVRAPLGEAPSGHGDPVKPPWPFLWMYLFENIWGVGAVLYITMILFGFLALVPLLDRGQERRLGARKGILSLGALFGLSLIALTVYGWAVPAQEHEGHTHEEEGAVMGEEGDHHDEGDHPHEEEDHSHDPDSPEAAPSQMGSHSEGKPHVDDHDHPEEADHHDEEEGDHPHDPAPAKPAPSKMSDSPKKKPHVDDHDHPNGDKDHHD, from the coding sequence ATAAAAAATCGTCACTCTCTGATTTCTTATTCCCTCATCTGTTGGAGGAAAATCATTCCCTCGCCAGCCTCGGGAAAATCAGCGACGGAGCCCTCCCGGTGGGGATGGCTCGACACCTGGCTCGGATTAAGGCACCTCGATTTTCCCGTCCCCGAGCATGGCCGCTCAGCGCTTTATACTTTCGGCGGGGTCGCCTTCATCGGTTTTGTCCTGTTGGTCCTCACCGGTTTTGTCCTGGCGCAGCTCTATAATCCCCTTCCTCAGCAAGCCTACAAGAGTTTAGAGCAAATTCAACGGATCAACTGGGCGAGCTATCTTCGCGCGCTTCATTACTGGTTCGCGCAGGGGGTGATCTTCGCCCTGATCCTTCATACCAGCCGGGTCTTCATCACCGGCGCCTACAAACATCCGCGCCAGGTCACCTGGTGGATCGGCGTCGCCCTTCTCGGGGTCATGTTGATGGGGTCCTACTTCTCCGGAACAGTCCTGAAATGGGATCAGGAGGGAGCCGATGCGCTGAGTCATTTAAAGGGCTTGTTGCGGATGCTCGGTCCGGTCGGGGCCATCATGATGGAGTGGCCCGGAAGCAGCCCGATGAACCTGCGGATTTATGTGTCGCATATCGCCGTCTACCCGGTCCTGATCGTTCTTCTTCTGATGGGTCATTTCTACCTGATCCACATTTTCAATCTGGCCCCCACCCCCTGGGGGAAATGGTCGAATGCGCCGGAAGTGCCGCCGCAGGAGGTCAAAGGCCGGTTCAGCGAGCATGCCCGGAGCATTCTTCTTCTCTCCGTCGCTTATTACGGGTTCCTGGCGCTGATGGCCGTTTTTGTTCGCGCGCCGCTTGGAGAGGCCCCCTCCGGGCATGGAGATCCGGTCAAGCCCCCCTGGCCGTTCCTCTGGATGTATCTGTTCGAGAATATCTGGGGGGTCGGCGCCGTTCTCTACATCACGATGATTCTCTTCGGCTTCTTGGCGTTGGTTCCCTTGTTGGATCGCGGACAGGAGCGGCGCCTGGGAGCCCGCAAAGGAATCTTGAGCCTCGGCGCCCTCTTCGGCCTCTCCTTGATCGCCCTCACTGTCTACGGATGGGCCGTGCCCGCGCAGGAGCATGAGGGGCATACCCATGAGGAGGAGGGCGCCGTCATGGGAGAGGAGGGGGACCACCACGACGAAGGGGATCATCCCCACGAGGAGGAGGATCATTCCCACGATCCCGATTCACCCGAGGCGGCGCCCTCTCAGATGGGGAGCCACTCTGAAGGGAAGCCTCATGTGGACGATCACGATCATCCGGAGGAGGCCGACCACCACGACGAAGAAGAAGGGGATCACCCCCATGATCCGGCGCCGGCCAAGCCGGCCCCTTCCAAGATGAGCGACTCCCCAAAAAAGAAGCCGCATGTAGACGACCATGATCATCCGAACGGCGACAAAGATCATCACGACTGA
- a CDS encoding 2Fe-2S iron-sulfur cluster-binding protein, which translates to MSKVTFYPYGKSGEIPDGTSLLDAAEKLGLQMRHDCGGFATCSTCRIWVVEGVTNLTEIDLDEENMLEEAQLTAPFRLSCQAKIQGDVVVRVPDQEMEWSRGALRELDALDPAVREIIRMMVEKRARLQGLSAILPDTAIPFVADAKKEVEAVANDPDRLAALVKRIFEAE; encoded by the coding sequence ATGTCCAAGGTTACCTTTTATCCATACGGGAAAAGCGGGGAGATTCCGGACGGAACCAGCCTCCTCGACGCGGCTGAAAAGCTCGGTCTTCAGATGCGGCACGACTGCGGCGGTTTCGCGACCTGCAGCACCTGCCGGATTTGGGTGGTGGAGGGGGTGACGAATCTGACGGAGATCGATCTGGATGAAGAGAACATGCTCGAAGAGGCCCAACTGACCGCGCCGTTTCGGCTCTCCTGCCAGGCGAAAATTCAGGGGGACGTTGTCGTCCGCGTTCCGGATCAGGAGATGGAGTGGAGCCGCGGGGCCCTCCGAGAGCTGGATGCGCTCGACCCCGCCGTACGGGAAATCATCCGAATGATGGTGGAGAAGCGGGCCCGGCTGCAGGGGCTCTCCGCGATCCTCCCCGATACGGCGATCCCCTTCGTGGCGGACGCAAAGAAAGAGGTTGAAGCGGTCGCAAACGATCCCGATCGACTCGCCGCCCTGGTGAAGCGGATCTTTGAAGCAGAATAA
- a CDS encoding DNA gyrase inhibitor YacG, with protein sequence MKAVCPTCKKKIDWKESRYRPFCSERCKLIDLGRWASGDYRIPAQSEEEAEKEAESSEGQDADSNDRPNEGGNGKSPA encoded by the coding sequence ATGAAAGCAGTCTGCCCTACCTGTAAAAAAAAGATCGATTGGAAGGAGAGCCGCTACCGGCCTTTCTGCTCGGAGAGATGCAAACTGATCGATCTGGGCCGATGGGCCAGCGGAGATTATCGAATCCCGGCGCAGTCTGAGGAGGAAGCGGAGAAAGAAGCCGAATCCTCCGAAGGGCAGGACGCCGACTCAAATGATCGGCCAAACGAGGGGGGCAACGGAAAATCGCCCGCGTGA
- a CDS encoding DUF3108 domain-containing protein — MKFWVTLIFFACLLFISPIEATEPISVPPSSHHLANSSFGPGERLTYDITYFGAKAGIAVMEVMEKTRLKGREVYHIVSTAQSNDFVSLFYPVDDRVESYIDVEGFYSHFIKVKQHQGKRRREKVISFDQIQHRAVQFKNNKEKVFEVPPQVQDSLSSLYFFRVKNTIDVGRSVFINVHESEKNWLLEIRGVARERVTTPVGTFNTIKVQAKVQYEGLFMDKGDVFIWFTEDEKRIPVMMQSKIKIGSITAILSSRREGNRLSNAILSKRETSLVNRPK, encoded by the coding sequence ATGAAGTTTTGGGTCACATTGATTTTCTTTGCCTGCTTGCTGTTTATTTCTCCGATAGAGGCGACAGAGCCGATTTCCGTTCCCCCTTCATCACATCATCTCGCCAACTCCTCTTTCGGACCGGGTGAGCGCCTTACCTACGATATTACCTATTTCGGCGCGAAAGCGGGAATCGCCGTCATGGAGGTGATGGAGAAAACAAGGCTGAAAGGCCGCGAGGTCTACCACATCGTCTCCACCGCCCAGTCGAACGATTTTGTCTCGCTTTTTTACCCGGTGGATGATCGGGTCGAATCGTATATCGATGTCGAAGGATTCTACTCGCATTTCATCAAGGTCAAGCAACATCAAGGAAAGCGAAGAAGAGAAAAAGTGATTTCATTTGACCAGATTCAGCACCGGGCGGTGCAGTTTAAAAACAACAAGGAAAAGGTCTTCGAGGTTCCTCCTCAGGTTCAAGATTCATTGAGCTCCCTTTATTTTTTCAGGGTGAAGAACACGATCGACGTGGGGCGTTCGGTTTTCATCAATGTCCATGAGAGCGAGAAAAATTGGTTGTTGGAGATTCGCGGGGTGGCGAGGGAGCGGGTGACGACGCCGGTCGGAACCTTCAATACGATTAAGGTCCAGGCGAAGGTCCAATACGAAGGGCTCTTCATGGACAAAGGGGATGTCTTTATCTGGTTTACCGAGGATGAGAAACGGATCCCGGTGATGATGCAGTCGAAGATTAAAATCGGCAGCATCACCGCCATCCTCTCCTCCAGAAGGGAGGGGAATCGCTTGTCGAATGCGATCCTCTCAAAAAGGGAGACGAGCCTCGTCAACCGTCCTAAATAA
- a CDS encoding VanZ family protein gives MSRWIGVAVYTLLLYATLPFGRPLLNLVKGVLGSSFSLSMNLILAGIAVTLLASIGRAKTEFARRPTLIFVAIALVLVVSPIAMPEERIHLIQYAGLGYLVLRAAQPLRRSGHHPSAHSPALDPFPTGENRPGRWGRLFQGGIGVALGLVFTVGVGDEIIQWILPNRVFDLRDIFFNWVGGIAGILLQAGTHPGSLSS, from the coding sequence ATGAGCCGATGGATCGGCGTCGCCGTTTATACGCTCCTTCTCTATGCAACCCTCCCGTTCGGGCGACCTCTGCTGAATCTGGTCAAAGGGGTGCTCGGGTCTTCTTTCAGCCTCTCGATGAATCTGATCCTGGCTGGAATCGCCGTGACCCTTCTTGCCTCAATCGGGCGGGCGAAAACCGAATTTGCTCGAAGACCGACGCTCATCTTTGTCGCCATCGCTTTAGTGCTCGTCGTCAGTCCGATCGCAATGCCCGAGGAGCGGATTCACCTCATTCAGTATGCCGGTTTGGGTTACTTGGTCCTCCGCGCCGCACAACCGCTTCGGCGCTCGGGGCATCACCCATCCGCCCACTCCCCTGCTTTAGATCCTTTCCCGACGGGAGAGAATCGACCGGGCCGGTGGGGCCGGTTGTTTCAAGGGGGAATCGGGGTGGCCCTGGGGCTTGTCTTTACCGTCGGGGTCGGCGATGAAATCATCCAATGGATCTTGCCAAATCGGGTCTTCGACCTTCGAGATATCTTCTTTAATTGGGTCGGAGGGATTGCTGGGATTCTACTACAAGCGGGAACCCATCCGGGGTCACTTTCGTCTTGA
- a CDS encoding ComEC/Rec2 family competence protein, translating to MDGARPPLHRQLVFKARPENFHQNHLRRLGRPRSLVGGASFQQSRFNRISLFCCYLFFFFCIDSIHADSPPPLEIRFLDVGYGEAIVLRLPEGGAVLIDGGRPEKGPRVASLLRQMGIDRLDALLVTHFHPDHAGGLGPVFDQLLPFSSKKERTGMILLPLFPKAVEPEVETVLRKIERRPYRVVRRGEIIPLSDSVRLEALHPGALRGDPNEDSLAVKVIHGEMIFLFTADIGPEVQRELLAIYGPKLKANVAKIPHHGGESIEPFVQAVRPERAILSIGPNPYGLPKEEVLEMYRRAGAHLHRTDLEGTITITSDGRSVRVRTERRR from the coding sequence ATGGATGGAGCTCGACCTCCACTACATCGACAACTGGTCTTTAAAGCTCGACCTGAAAATTTTCATCAAAACCATCTTCGTCGTCTTGGCAGGCCGCGGAGCCTCGTAGGAGGAGCTTCCTTCCAACAGTCGCGCTTCAACCGTATTTCTCTCTTCTGCTGTTATCTCTTCTTCTTTTTCTGTATCGATTCCATTCACGCCGATTCACCGCCTCCTTTAGAGATACGCTTCCTCGATGTCGGATACGGAGAGGCGATCGTGCTGCGTCTTCCGGAAGGGGGAGCGGTTCTGATCGATGGGGGGAGGCCGGAGAAGGGTCCTCGCGTCGCCTCTCTCCTTCGGCAGATGGGGATCGATCGGCTTGATGCGCTTCTGGTCACCCACTTTCATCCGGATCATGCCGGCGGCCTCGGCCCGGTTTTCGATCAACTTCTTCCCTTTTCTTCTAAGAAAGAGCGGACGGGGATGATACTCCTCCCCCTATTTCCAAAAGCGGTGGAGCCGGAGGTCGAAACCGTTCTCCGTAAAATCGAGCGCCGTCCGTATCGCGTCGTCCGCCGCGGCGAGATCATTCCGCTTTCTGATTCTGTTCGGCTGGAGGCGCTCCATCCCGGAGCGTTGCGGGGAGACCCCAATGAAGATTCCCTTGCCGTCAAGGTCATCCATGGCGAAATGATATTCCTCTTCACGGCCGATATCGGTCCTGAGGTGCAGCGGGAGCTCTTGGCGATTTATGGTCCGAAGTTAAAGGCCAATGTGGCCAAAATTCCGCATCATGGGGGAGAGTCGATAGAACCTTTCGTTCAGGCGGTTCGTCCGGAGCGGGCGATTTTAAGCATCGGCCCGAATCCCTACGGCCTCCCGAAAGAAGAAGTGCTTGAGATGTACCGGCGGGCGGGGGCGCACCTGCACCGGACCGATTTGGAGGGGACGATTACGATCACCAGCGACGGCCGATCGGTCCGTGTTCGAACGGAGCGGCGGCGATGA
- a CDS encoding sugar transferase has protein sequence MLRQKAKLISLWVYLTDVALLIGAFFLSFLLRDSYFSEPYGKLFSFDRYLWLVYVVVPLWSSLFYYIGFYESQRTKTFWREVWNLAKVSSLGTLLLMAIVFAAKADYISRLFIISFGCLSFLFIFLERLTLRTFIRAARKRGYNYRNILIVGTGRRAREVAEIIGKNKHWGLKLIGFVSDNQEIKIEKVGKVPVLGHVADLPSMLQRVVVDELIFAVSRKRLEELEEIFLLCEEQGIRTRVAVNFFPHMIAKVHLEDLHGVPLLTFTTTPHDEVLLAAKRVFDLIIASVVLLALLPLSLLIALMIKLTSAGPVLFRQTRIGLNGRQFTLYKFRSMLENAEGMRNDVEHLNEMKGPAFKILKDPRTTWVGRLLRRTSLDEFPQLYNVLRGDMSIVGPRPPLPEEVAKYERWQRRRLSMKPGLTCLWQVNGRNKITDFKKWMELDLHYIDNWSLKLDLKIFIKTIFVVLAGRGAS, from the coding sequence ATGTTAAGGCAGAAAGCAAAACTTATCTCACTCTGGGTTTACCTGACAGATGTCGCGTTACTCATCGGGGCGTTCTTTCTTTCATTTCTCCTTCGGGATTCCTATTTTTCAGAACCCTACGGAAAGCTCTTCTCGTTTGATAGGTATCTGTGGCTCGTCTATGTAGTCGTTCCCCTTTGGTCGTCCCTTTTTTACTATATCGGCTTTTATGAATCCCAAAGGACGAAAACCTTCTGGCGGGAAGTCTGGAACCTGGCCAAGGTTTCCTCCTTGGGAACGCTCCTTCTCATGGCGATCGTCTTTGCCGCCAAAGCCGACTATATCAGCCGTCTTTTCATCATCTCATTTGGATGTCTCAGTTTTCTTTTCATTTTTCTAGAGAGATTGACACTTCGAACCTTCATCCGGGCCGCCAGAAAACGAGGTTATAACTATCGAAATATCCTGATCGTCGGGACGGGAAGACGGGCCAGAGAGGTGGCGGAAATCATCGGGAAAAACAAACACTGGGGATTAAAGCTGATCGGTTTTGTTTCGGATAATCAGGAAATAAAGATCGAGAAAGTCGGAAAAGTCCCCGTTCTAGGGCATGTTGCAGATCTTCCATCGATGCTCCAGAGAGTTGTTGTTGACGAATTAATCTTTGCCGTTTCTCGGAAAAGACTGGAAGAGCTCGAAGAAATCTTCCTCCTCTGCGAAGAGCAGGGGATTCGGACCCGCGTGGCGGTCAACTTTTTCCCCCATATGATCGCGAAAGTTCACCTCGAAGATCTTCACGGAGTGCCGCTATTGACTTTCACGACCACCCCGCATGACGAAGTGCTCCTGGCGGCGAAGCGGGTCTTTGATCTCATCATCGCTTCCGTTGTACTGCTCGCGCTTCTTCCCCTCTCATTGCTCATCGCTTTGATGATCAAATTGACATCGGCCGGACCGGTTCTTTTCCGACAGACCCGAATTGGTTTGAACGGGAGGCAGTTCACCCTCTACAAGTTCCGGTCCATGCTGGAGAACGCGGAGGGGATGAGAAATGACGTTGAGCATCTGAACGAGATGAAGGGGCCGGCATTTAAGATTCTCAAAGACCCCCGCACCACCTGGGTCGGCCGCCTTCTCCGCAGAACCAGCCTCGACGAATTCCCCCAGCTCTACAACGTCCTTCGCGGCGACATGAGCATCGTCGGCCCGCGCCCTCCCTTGCCTGAAGAAGTTGCGAAATACGAGCGGTGGCAGCGGCGGCGGCTCTCCATGAAGCCGGGGTTAACCTGCCTTTGGCAGGTCAATGGCCGGAACAAGATTACCGATTTCAAAAAATGGATGGAGCTCGACCTCCACTACATCGACAACTGGTCTTTAAAGCTCGACCTGAAAATTTTCATCAAAACCATCTTCGTCGTCTTGGCAGGCCGCGGAGCCTCGTAG
- a CDS encoding glycosyltransferase produces MSSQMKIAIIHDYLNQYGGAERVVEAMHEVFPDAPIYTSIFLPEKLPPVFSRMDIRPSFMQRLPSLDRHFKKYLLLYPIAIESFDLNGYDVILSSSSAFAKGASMPQGTCHICYCYTPMRFVWETESYLAQEEFNRFYKMILPLALWRLRNWDLKTIDRVHHYIGISRHICRKIGRLYSRQADLIYPPVDLSRFSISEKQDDYFLVVSRLNTYKRIDLVINAFNRLSLPLVVIGTGPYEEKLKKMAKKNIVFLGRVSDEELAQYLGNCRAFIFPGEEDFGIAPVEAMASGRPVIAYGRGGALETVVDGLTGTFFRGKTTEDLIDAIHRFEKMSFDPQNIRRHAEQFDKEVFKEKIKSYVNEKFQTFH; encoded by the coding sequence TTGTCTTCCCAAATGAAAATAGCCATCATCCATGATTATCTCAATCAATACGGCGGGGCGGAAAGGGTGGTTGAGGCCATGCACGAGGTGTTTCCAGATGCACCGATTTATACATCAATTTTTCTTCCCGAGAAGCTCCCGCCGGTCTTCTCACGGATGGACATCCGCCCCTCCTTTATGCAGCGTCTTCCATCTCTCGACCGGCACTTCAAGAAATATCTGCTCCTATACCCGATTGCAATAGAAAGTTTTGACCTGAATGGATATGATGTCATTCTCAGTAGCAGCAGCGCCTTTGCGAAAGGGGCTTCCATGCCGCAAGGGACTTGTCATATCTGTTATTGTTATACACCGATGCGATTTGTCTGGGAGACGGAATCGTACCTTGCCCAAGAAGAGTTTAATCGATTTTATAAAATGATTTTGCCTTTGGCGCTTTGGCGCTTGAGAAACTGGGATCTCAAAACCATTGACCGTGTCCATCACTATATCGGGATCTCTCGCCATATTTGCCGGAAAATAGGAAGGCTCTATTCCCGCCAAGCCGATTTAATCTATCCTCCCGTTGATTTATCCCGATTCTCTATTTCAGAAAAGCAGGACGACTATTTCTTGGTTGTTTCGCGATTGAATACATACAAACGGATCGATCTCGTCATCAATGCCTTCAATCGGCTATCTCTGCCATTGGTCGTCATTGGCACGGGTCCGTATGAGGAAAAACTCAAAAAAATGGCAAAGAAGAATATTGTTTTCCTCGGCCGGGTTTCGGATGAAGAATTAGCACAATATCTAGGGAATTGCAGGGCTTTTATATTCCCTGGAGAGGAAGATTTCGGAATCGCCCCTGTTGAGGCGATGGCCTCCGGCCGGCCCGTGATTGCTTATGGACGGGGAGGGGCATTGGAAACTGTCGTAGACGGACTGACAGGGACCTTTTTTAGAGGCAAAACCACCGAAGATCTGATCGATGCGATTCATCGTTTTGAGAAGATGTCGTTTGACCCTCAGAACATCCGGCGGCACGCAGAACAGTTTGATAAAGAAGTGTTCAAAGAAAAAATAAAAAGTTACGTGAACGAAAAGTTTCAAACATTCCATTGA
- a CDS encoding glycosyltransferase family 4 protein — protein sequence MKIKQKIAINATFTHDRPTGLGIYTSEVLTELLKYSYELDFIVFSNSKQLKDLYPNRVNQVKSPISPELGFKGHLARILWLQTLPLRLRNQNASLLYSTVPEGILFPYAKQIITIHDLIPIKFPELFPRLKYHYLYNLPLLLKNSCAVICDSENTKKDVLNFYKSYDKPIHVVPVGFDKKKFHPQEKGIIRKKYGFTKYLLFVGDLRPYKNLEKSIEAFGSLHLNDFKFVIAGKKDSRFYPLLEKKIEQLSLKEKVIFMGYVPEQDLPSLYSEAAALVFPSLYEGFGLPLLEAMGCGCPVITSNLSSLPEVCQEAAFYVDPYRVESIAEGIFQVVTKPGLKELLVTKGFERAQCFGWEITAREILKILYQNVYSNESTCLPK from the coding sequence ATGAAAATCAAACAGAAAATAGCTATAAACGCAACTTTTACACATGACAGGCCAACTGGTCTAGGTATTTATACAAGCGAAGTACTGACCGAACTGTTAAAGTATTCCTATGAACTTGATTTTATTGTTTTTTCAAATTCAAAACAATTAAAAGATCTTTATCCTAATCGAGTTAATCAGGTTAAAAGCCCGATTTCCCCAGAACTGGGATTTAAGGGGCACTTAGCAAGAATTCTCTGGTTGCAAACTTTGCCATTAAGACTCCGAAATCAAAATGCCTCTTTATTGTACTCTACTGTTCCGGAAGGGATCCTATTCCCATATGCAAAGCAGATTATAACTATTCATGATTTAATACCTATTAAATTCCCGGAATTATTCCCAAGGTTAAAATACCACTATCTTTATAATTTACCGCTCCTTTTAAAAAATTCATGTGCGGTGATCTGTGACTCTGAAAATACCAAGAAAGATGTCCTTAATTTCTATAAGTCTTATGATAAGCCGATCCATGTTGTTCCAGTTGGATTTGATAAAAAAAAGTTCCACCCTCAAGAGAAGGGAATTATAAGAAAAAAATATGGTTTTACTAAATACCTTCTTTTCGTCGGGGACTTGAGGCCCTATAAGAACTTGGAAAAAAGTATCGAAGCTTTCGGTAGTTTACATTTAAATGATTTCAAATTTGTGATTGCCGGGAAAAAAGACTCTAGATTTTACCCTCTCCTTGAGAAAAAAATCGAACAGCTTTCTCTAAAAGAAAAAGTAATTTTTATGGGCTATGTCCCTGAACAAGATTTACCGAGTCTCTACTCGGAAGCAGCGGCCCTTGTTTTTCCTTCGCTTTATGAAGGTTTTGGTTTACCTTTGTTGGAAGCAATGGGATGTGGATGTCCGGTGATTACCTCTAACCTCTCAAGTTTACCGGAAGTCTGTCAAGAGGCGGCTTTTTATGTCGATCCTTACCGGGTTGAATCTATAGCAGAAGGGATATTCCAGGTAGTTACAAAGCCAGGCTTAAAAGAATTATTGGTCACTAAAGGCTTTGAAAGAGCGCAATGTTTTGGCTGGGAGATAACAGCAAGAGAAATTCTGAAAATCCTTTACCAGAATGTTTATTCAAATGAGTCTACTTGTCTTCCCAAATGA
- a CDS encoding IS256 family transposase, with translation MADPAAVRCVSCPVYGRHFLQVRQEGKIISKAAYTCLGIDIEGKSDVLGIWLSESEGAHFWQAVLTDLKARGVKNILITCVDGLKGFPEAIANIFPQTMVQLCIVHQIRASLRYIASKYQKEFTVDLKEIYRASNLENAEAARRGALPR, from the coding sequence ATGGCAGACCCGGCCGCTGTGCGATGTGTATCCTGTCCTGTTTATGGACGCCATTTTTTACAAGTCAGGCAGGAAGGCAAGATCATCTCCAAGGCGGCTTACACCTGTCTTGGCATTGATATAGAAGGCAAAAGCGATGTATTGGGGATCTGGCTCTCCGAATCGGAAGGGGCCCATTTCTGGCAGGCGGTCTTAACCGATTTAAAGGCCCGCGGAGTCAAGAATATCTTAATCACCTGTGTGGATGGACTCAAAGGATTTCCGGAGGCGATTGCGAATATTTTTCCCCAGACGATGGTTCAATTGTGTATCGTGCATCAGATCCGAGCCTCGCTTCGTTATATCGCATCTAAATATCAGAAAGAATTTACAGTGGACCTGAAGGAAATCTATCGAGCCTCCAACCTGGAGAACGCCGAAGCAGCCCGAAGAGGGGCGCTTCCCCGGTAA